A stretch of the Perca flavescens isolate YP-PL-M2 chromosome 3, PFLA_1.0, whole genome shotgun sequence genome encodes the following:
- the LOC114552999 gene encoding olfactory receptor 1-like produces MINSSYVSYFTLAAYFDTEMFKYVYFLLILSLYMLIACANLLLIVVICMNRSLHEPMYLFLCSLFVNELYGSTGLFPFLLVQILSDIHTVSAPFCFLQIFCLYTYGSVEFTNLAIMSYDRYLAICYPLQYHIHMTSNKVVVLIAVTWSLPFFAVFVTTLLSASLQLCGNIINKVYCDNYSIIKLACYETRVNNVYELIAVSVTVCVPITVIFYTYFKILKVCFSGSKQTRQKAVSTCTPHLASLLNFFLGSFFEILQSRFDMNSVPNVLRILLSLYFLTCQPIFNPVIYGLNMSKIRIMCQSLLSSSVLGGCCKHHLKDCPKLKTQPQVATVEFLKTKGFCLGCLLRGHMSKNCKRRMTCEKCQGKHPTILHLDKVKLTEPVKQKYTSINSGPVTLKAGGVTGRQRLCSVNCASVSKSQKRKQGCADLRHSGSRKFRDILYGETEKTVER; encoded by the exons ATGATAAACTCTTCATATGTTTCATATTTCACACTTGCTGCTTACTTTGACACTGAGATGTTTAAATACGTATATTTCTTGCTCATTTTGTCTTTATATATGTTAATAGCTTGTGCCAATCTTTTACTGATTGTGGTTATCTGTATGAACAGGAGCTTACATGAACCTATGTACCTTTTTCTGTGCAGCCTGTTTGTAAATGAACTGTATGGTAGTACAGGGTTGTTTCCATTCCTTCTGGTTCAGATCCTctctgacattcacactgtttctgctcccttctgtttcctgcagattttctgtttgtATACTTATGGCAGCGTAGAATTTACTAACTTAGCCATCATGTCTTACGACAGATATCTTGCTATCTGTTATCCTCTGCAATATCACATTCATATGACATCTAATAAGGTTGTTGTGCTTATTGCTGTAACATGGTCTCTtcctttttttgctgtttttgtcacAACATTATTGAGTGCCTCCTTACAGCTGTGTGGGAACATCATTAATAAAGTTTACTGTGACAACTATTCCATCATAAAATTGGCTTGCTATGAAACAAGAGTTAATAATGTGTATGAACTCATTGCTGTTTCTGTAACAGTCTGTGTTCCTATAACTGTAATCTTTTACACCTACTTTAAGATccttaaagtgtgtttttctgGTTCTAAACAGACCAGACAGAAAGCTGTCAGTACCTGCACACCTCACCTCGCTTCTCTGCTCAACTTTTTCTTAGGTTCTTtctttgaaatattacagagcaGGTTTGATATGAACAGTGTACCCAATGTGTTACGAATATTGTTGTCATTGTATTTTCTGACGTGCCAACCGATATTTAACCCTGTAATTTATGGTCTCAACATGTCCAAAATACGCATCATGTGTCAAAGTCTGCTTTCAAGTTCTGTGTTGGGAGGTTGCT GCAAACATCACCTGAAGGATTGCCCAAAGTTGAAGACACAGCCACAAGTGGCAACAGTAGAGTTTCTTAAAACCAAAGGCTTCTGTTTAGGATGTCTTTTGAGAGGCCACATGAGTAAAAACTGCAAGAGGAGGATGACCTGTGAGAAATGCCAAGGTAAGCACCCCACCATCTTGCATTTAGACAAAGTGAAGCTGACTGAGCCAGTAAAACAGAAGTATACCTCCATCAACAGCGGTCCTGTCACCCTCAAAGCTGGTGGAGTAACCGGCCGGCAAAGACTGTGCTCTGTCAATTGTGCCAGTGTAAGTAAAAGCCAAAAAAGGAAGCAAGGCTGTGCTGACCTACGCCATTCTGGATCCAGGAAGTTCAGGGACATTCTGTATGGAGAGACTGAGAAGACAGTTGAACGCTAG